From the Lolium rigidum isolate FL_2022 chromosome 2, APGP_CSIRO_Lrig_0.1, whole genome shotgun sequence genome, one window contains:
- the LOC124689410 gene encoding 2'-deoxymugineic-acid 2'-dioxygenase-like, whose protein sequence is MDLLSNASAPLSSVPAEYVFPPEKRASLLGDLSSDDVSLPLIDLHSGALSDGILRRQVATEIVKAGKEFGFFQVVNHGVGEDVVRAFREAATKFFEMPPEDKLTYCSDDQSKPFRIASKTPWDRNKNRYWRDYLKLICYPIDEELVHHWPSKPEAFRSSLADYSVALHELSRNLLELIAEGLGLDSGFFGGDLSRGNTQMNVNYYPPCPDPSLTMGLLPHCDRNLLTVLSQGDVAGLQVRHNGRWLLVNPLPGVFVVNFGHQIEIVTNGALASVEHRVFTNSAKARLSLATLVHPTMDCLVGPAPVMVSEENPAKFREFVFSEFYETFDTAAGNREDVLESFKIRRG, encoded by the coding sequence ATGGATCTCTTGTCCAACGCCAGTGCTCCACTCTCCTCTGTGCCCGCCGAGTATGTCTTCCCACCAGAGAAGCGTGCTTCCCTCCTCGGCGACCTTAGCTCCGATGATGTGTCACTGCCGCTCATTGACCTCCACAGTGGCGCCCTCTCTGACGGAATCCTCCGCCGCCAGGTTGCCACCGAGATCGTCAAGGCTGGTAAGGAGTTTGGCTTCTTTCAGGTTGTGAACCACGGCGTGGGGGAGGATGTGGTGCGGGCATTCCGGGAGGCAGCAACAAAGTTCTTCGAGATGCCACCAGAGGACAAGCTCACGTACTGCTCTGATGACCAGAGCAAGCCCTTTCGCATCGCCTCAAAGACTCCTTGGGATCGCAACAAGAACCGCTACTGGCGTGACTACCTCAAGCTCATCTGCTACCCCATTGATGAAGAGCTCGTCCACCACTGGCCATCCAAGCCGGAGGCCTTCCGGAGTTCCCTCGCCGATTACTCCGTCGCCCTACACGAGCTGTCCCGGAATCTGCTCGAGCTGATCGCTGAGGGGCTCGGCCTCGATAGCGGCTTCTTTGGTGGAGATCTCAGCCGTGGCAACACGCAGATGAACGTCAACTACTACCCTCCATGCCCAGACCCATCCCTCACGATGGGCCTGCTCCCACATTGCGACCGCAATCTCCTCACTGTGCTATCCCAGGGCGATGTTGCCGGGCTCCAGGTTAGACACAATGGGCGGTGGCTCCTTGTCAACCCCCTCCCTGGCGTGTTTGTCGTCAACTTCGGCCACCAGATCGAGATCGTCACCAATGGGGCGCTGGCCAGTGTCGAGCACCGTGTGTTCACCAACTCTGCCAAGGCGAGGTTGTCGTTGGCCACATTAGTGCACCCCACGATGGACTGCCTTGTCGGCCCGGCGCCAGTGATGGTAAGCGAGGAGAACCCGGCAAAGTTCAGGGAATTCGTGTTCAGCGAGTTCTACGAGACTTTTGACACTGCTGCCGGCAACAGGGAGGACGTGCTTGAGTCCTTCAAGATCCGTCGCGGCTAG